The following are encoded in a window of Bacillus xiapuensis genomic DNA:
- a CDS encoding transposase, with amino-acid sequence MKYKQQMETYGDRNNFSKTDTDATFMRMKEDHMKNGQLKPGYNVQMATENQFVLFYTIHQRPTDTRCFIPHMEKPKGSRLPFPKKVIADAGYGSESNYVYATEEKMDYLIPYNTYLKEQKRRYKKDRFQPRNWTYIEEDDVYVCPNDRRIRFKRYSTRTDSYGMKRDFKIYECEDCTDCPLKALCTKSKGNRQIHYNPVYEEMKAKAKNSLWSDENTPIYARRKVEVESAFGHIKGNRSFRRFSLRGIDKVRTEVGIVEVAHNFLKMAGLAQTFSGNPLTMKERGEKNELFFSPRSYFRGLWDSPPLFLAAPFGCTIEKNFRYLVSKLNVHSSLPFSPNCR; translated from the coding sequence GTGAAATATAAACAACAAATGGAGACATACGGCGACCGAAACAACTTTTCCAAAACCGATACAGATGCCACGTTTATGAGAATGAAAGAAGATCACATGAAAAACGGACAGCTAAAGCCTGGCTACAATGTGCAGATGGCAACGGAAAACCAATTTGTTTTGTTCTATACCATTCACCAGCGCCCAACGGATACTCGCTGTTTCATTCCGCACATGGAGAAACCGAAAGGCTCTCGCCTGCCGTTTCCGAAAAAAGTGATCGCCGATGCCGGCTATGGAAGCGAAAGCAACTATGTATATGCGACGGAAGAAAAAATGGACTATTTGATTCCTTATAATACCTATTTGAAAGAACAAAAACGCAGGTATAAAAAAGATCGTTTCCAGCCAAGGAACTGGACCTATATAGAAGAAGATGACGTATATGTCTGTCCGAATGACCGCCGCATTCGCTTCAAACGTTATTCCACCCGTACGGATTCTTACGGGATGAAGAGAGATTTTAAAATTTATGAATGTGAGGATTGTACAGACTGCCCGCTGAAAGCCCTATGCACAAAATCGAAAGGGAACCGGCAGATTCATTACAACCCCGTGTACGAAGAAATGAAAGCAAAAGCCAAGAACAGCCTTTGGTCTGACGAGAACACACCGATTTATGCCCGGCGGAAAGTCGAGGTCGAAAGTGCGTTCGGTCATATCAAGGGCAATCGGTCGTTCCGCAGATTTTCCTTGCGGGGGATCGACAAGGTGCGCACGGAAGTTGGGATTGTGGAGGTAGCCCACAACTTCCTGAAAATGGCGGGCCTAGCCCAAACATTTTCAGGAAACCCGCTTACAATGAAAGAACGCGGAGAGAAAAACGAGTTGTTTTTCTCTCCGCGTTCTTATTTTAGGGGCTTATGGGACAGCCCCCCTTTATTTTTAGCTGCTCCCTTTGGCTGCACCATCGAAAAAAACTTTAGATATTTGGTTAGTAAATTGAATGTGCATTCTTCCCTTCCATTCTCTCCAAACTGCCGATGA
- a CDS encoding helix-turn-helix domain-containing protein: protein MEQAYFSSEVAKSLGVGASTLRKYSLLLEEAGYHFDRGINNSRVFYQKDIIAIQRLVRAIQEQNMSIEAAVQLAVSHQSEAEKKRPASAPEEASHADTLFERIEQLEEQQQTLIEVNKELVKELAQHQRWMKEKIETIEHQKAAMRDRLLLNGLQQEQVRRELPVYRLSSIFSIFKRKKNEASLN, encoded by the coding sequence TGGCCAAGAGCCTTGGAGTCGGAGCGAGTACTTTACGGAAGTATTCGCTGCTTTTAGAGGAAGCGGGATATCACTTTGATCGGGGCATCAATAATTCCCGCGTATTTTACCAGAAGGATATTATCGCGATACAGCGCCTGGTGCGTGCCATTCAAGAGCAAAACATGTCCATTGAAGCAGCTGTTCAACTGGCCGTAAGCCATCAATCAGAAGCGGAGAAGAAGCGGCCGGCCTCTGCTCCGGAAGAAGCCTCCCATGCAGACACCCTTTTTGAACGAATTGAGCAGCTTGAGGAACAGCAGCAAACGCTCATCGAAGTCAATAAGGAGCTAGTGAAAGAACTGGCGCAGCATCAAAGATGGATGAAAGAAAAAATAGAGACGATTGAGCATCAAAAAGCAGCCATGAGAGACAGGCTGCTGTTAAACGGCTTGCAGCAAGAACAAGTGAGAAGAGAACTGCCTGTGTACCGTCTTTCTTCAATCTTTTCTATATTTAAAAGAAAAAAGAACGAGGCTTCTTTGAATTAG
- a CDS encoding SPFH domain-containing protein, with product MQEKNIVKLNGFFGAAAAVALAVIAFFCLREFILSDNMVLLGVAVFLIIGDAVLLTGFTVVQPNQSKVFTLFGTYLGVIKQEGFWLTIPFSSRKKVSLRVINFNSDRLKVNDLEGNPIEIAAVVVYKVVNSAKAVFDVENYHKFVHTQSEAGLRHITSQYPYDNFNNDFELSLRQHSDEVGNELTKDLQERLALAGVEVMEARIMHLAYSSEIASSMLQRQQAKAVLAARKVIVDGAVLMVKSAIDQLNHENVVDLDEEKKAQMVNNLMVALVSEKGNQPIVNTGTIY from the coding sequence ATGCAAGAAAAAAATATAGTGAAGCTGAATGGTTTTTTTGGTGCAGCAGCAGCTGTCGCTCTTGCTGTCATAGCATTTTTTTGCTTAAGAGAGTTTATCCTTTCTGATAATATGGTATTGTTAGGTGTCGCTGTTTTCCTTATCATTGGTGATGCGGTTCTGCTTACAGGATTTACAGTTGTTCAGCCGAACCAATCAAAAGTATTCACCCTATTCGGCACGTATTTAGGCGTGATTAAACAAGAGGGCTTTTGGTTAACAATTCCATTCTCTTCGCGCAAAAAAGTATCTCTTCGAGTGATTAACTTCAATAGTGATCGATTAAAGGTCAATGACTTAGAAGGGAATCCTATTGAGATTGCGGCTGTTGTCGTTTATAAAGTAGTCAATTCCGCTAAAGCTGTTTTCGATGTGGAAAATTATCATAAATTTGTCCATACTCAAAGTGAAGCGGGGCTCCGGCACATAACGAGCCAATACCCATATGACAATTTTAATAATGATTTCGAGCTTTCGCTTAGGCAGCATTCAGATGAAGTGGGGAATGAACTTACGAAAGATCTTCAAGAAAGGTTAGCTCTTGCTGGGGTAGAGGTAATGGAAGCGAGAATCATGCACCTGGCTTACTCAAGTGAAATCGCTTCTTCCATGCTTCAGCGTCAGCAGGCAAAAGCGGTTCTGGCGGCGCGCAAAGTGATTGTCGATGGAGCCGTTTTAATGGTAAAATCAGCTATTGATCAATTAAATCATGAAAACGTTGTAGATCTTGATGAAGAAAAAAAGGCGCAGATGGTAAATAATTTAATGGTCGCTTTAGTATCAGAAAAAGGGAATCAGCCAATTGTAAATACGGGCACCATTTACTAA
- a CDS encoding sensor histidine kinase: protein MNFFARQFKQIVIAILAITAILVVAFMSTFPQSNWEVYIEKSIFDLPFAVFVAVASLCTALFFGMLYGWFQWSSIKKLEERLDFLVAGKEVVPDEKKLTADFAVIEQKFQQLEQAVAEQKQAARRLVLEKTENQESLIEEMISQERQRLARELHDSVSQQLFAASMMMSAINENRGEANPTETKQLEMVEEMIQQSQLEMRALLLHLRPVPLNGKSLKEGIDGLLLELTQKVPLSIHWTTEEIPMDRGMEDHLFRIIQESISNTLRHAKASRLDVLNVWRDGFVILRISDDGVGFDVEMNKAGSYGLQNMHERAVEIGGTLKIISLPGKGTKLEVKVPLNDAGAGKAAEEGE from the coding sequence GTGAACTTTTTCGCCAGACAGTTTAAACAAATTGTGATCGCGATTTTGGCGATCACAGCCATACTTGTAGTCGCTTTTATGAGCACCTTTCCGCAATCGAATTGGGAAGTGTATATAGAAAAGAGCATATTTGACTTGCCATTTGCTGTTTTTGTTGCCGTTGCTTCATTATGCACAGCGCTGTTCTTTGGAATGCTGTATGGGTGGTTTCAATGGTCCTCTATTAAGAAACTAGAGGAACGGCTTGACTTTTTAGTGGCTGGAAAGGAAGTTGTGCCAGACGAAAAAAAGCTAACTGCTGATTTCGCTGTGATTGAACAAAAGTTTCAGCAGCTAGAGCAGGCTGTAGCGGAACAGAAGCAAGCGGCAAGGCGCCTTGTCCTGGAAAAGACGGAGAATCAGGAAAGCCTCATTGAAGAGATGATATCACAAGAGAGGCAGCGGCTTGCGCGTGAATTGCATGATTCGGTTTCCCAGCAGCTGTTTGCAGCTTCGATGATGATGTCTGCGATCAATGAGAATCGCGGGGAAGCGAATCCGACAGAGACAAAGCAATTAGAAATGGTGGAAGAAATGATTCAGCAATCTCAGCTGGAAATGCGGGCTTTACTTTTGCATTTGCGGCCGGTTCCTTTAAATGGAAAATCTTTAAAGGAAGGGATCGATGGTTTGCTGCTTGAGCTTACGCAAAAGGTGCCTCTTTCCATTCATTGGACAACGGAAGAAATTCCGATGGACCGGGGGATGGAGGACCATTTATTTAGAATCATACAGGAATCCATCTCCAACACCTTGCGGCATGCAAAAGCAAGCCGGCTGGATGTGTTAAATGTCTGGCGGGACGGGTTTGTAATTTTAAGAATCAGTGACGATGGAGTCGGCTTTGACGTAGAAATGAATAAAGCCGGATCGTATGGACTGCAGAATATGCATGAGCGTGCTGTCGAAATCGGCGGGACATTAAAGATCATTTCTCTTCCAGGAAAAGGAACAAAGCTGGAAGTGAAAGTTCCACTGAATGATGCTGGTGCAGGGAAAGCAGCGGAAGAGGGGGAATAA
- a CDS encoding response regulator transcription factor — protein MIKVLLVDDHEMVRIGVSAYLMAQPDIEVVADADNGETAVEKALQLRPDIILMDLVMPKADGISATKQIIEQWPEARIIIVTSFLDDEKVYPALEAGAISYLLKTSKASVIADAIRKTYKGEPVLEPEVTGKMMKRMRQGQKAPLHEELTEREREVLLLMAQGKANQEIADELFISLKTVKTHVSNILSKLEVQDRTQAVIYAFQNGLVS, from the coding sequence ATGATTAAAGTGCTGCTTGTAGATGATCACGAGATGGTGCGTATCGGCGTGTCAGCTTATTTAATGGCACAGCCGGATATTGAAGTGGTAGCGGATGCGGATAATGGAGAAACAGCCGTAGAAAAAGCTCTTCAGCTTAGGCCCGATATTATTTTGATGGACTTGGTGATGCCAAAAGCAGATGGCATCAGTGCGACAAAGCAAATTATCGAACAATGGCCGGAAGCGCGGATTATTATTGTTACCAGCTTTTTAGATGATGAAAAAGTGTATCCGGCACTGGAAGCAGGTGCAATCAGCTATTTGTTAAAAACCTCTAAAGCAAGTGTCATCGCCGACGCGATTCGCAAAACCTATAAAGGTGAACCGGTTCTGGAACCTGAAGTAACCGGGAAAATGATGAAACGAATGCGCCAAGGCCAAAAAGCTCCCCTTCATGAAGAGCTGACAGAACGGGAACGGGAAGTGCTTTTGTTAATGGCTCAAGGAAAAGCGAATCAGGAGATCGCCGATGAGCTGTTTATTTCTTTGAAAACTGTTAAAACACATGTCAGCAATATATTATCCAAGCTCGAAGTGCAAGATCGGACTCAGGCTGTTATTTATGCCTTTCAAAACGGTCTTGTGAGTTAA
- a CDS encoding HAD family hydrolase, protein MKKAIFFDLDDTLLNDRKSIQTAFDLTCKELEQKYGIDHQLIEDSVRAVAREQYKSYSFYPVTVKIGINPFEGLWGNFGDVTHHQFREMGASILDYQLQSWKKGLESVNIQGAEEWARDRFREARRSSPFLYEETPDVLNQLQAQGYRLLLLTNGAPSLQLEKLTMTPELVPYFEHIVISGNIGFGKPDPIIFKHALRLMDLSPQDVIMVGDNLSTDILGATLTGMDSVWIDHGDGKEVEGAKPTYVIKHLRELPEIVLPLEKA, encoded by the coding sequence ATGAAAAAAGCTATATTCTTCGATTTGGATGATACCTTACTAAACGATCGCAAAAGCATCCAAACCGCATTTGATCTCACCTGCAAAGAACTGGAGCAAAAATACGGAATCGATCATCAATTGATTGAGGACTCCGTTAGAGCTGTCGCTCGTGAACAGTATAAAAGCTATTCTTTTTATCCCGTTACCGTAAAAATCGGCATTAATCCTTTTGAGGGGCTGTGGGGAAATTTTGGCGATGTTACCCATCATCAGTTTCGTGAAATGGGGGCATCCATTTTAGATTATCAGCTTCAATCCTGGAAGAAAGGTCTAGAAAGCGTTAATATACAGGGCGCAGAAGAATGGGCAAGAGATCGCTTTCGCGAAGCTCGCCGTTCATCCCCTTTTCTATATGAAGAAACGCCTGACGTGTTAAATCAATTACAAGCGCAAGGCTACCGGCTGCTGCTGCTGACAAACGGCGCACCTTCTCTGCAGCTGGAAAAGCTTACGATGACCCCAGAACTGGTTCCATACTTTGAACATATCGTTATTTCCGGAAACATTGGATTCGGGAAGCCGGATCCGATTATCTTCAAGCACGCCTTACGCTTAATGGACTTATCGCCTCAGGATGTCATCATGGTAGGAGATAACTTGAGCACAGACATTTTAGGCGCCACCCTCACTGGCATGGACTCCGTTTGGATTGATCATGGAGACGGCAAAGAAGTGGAAGGAGCCAAGCCAACCTATGTCATCAAACACCTCAGAGAACTGCCGGAAATCGTTCTTCCTTTAGAAAAAGCATAA
- a CDS encoding transposase, producing MSSQKTTPTNYNTDQLSLPLETEEVSTQKKNFRSKPVFVSYQTDQLMLPMDLSDWIPAHHVSRFIHEMIENMPDELFIKPYKGGGRSAYHPKMMVKILLYAYSQKVYSCRGIAKMLDENLPMIWLSAMQKPDFRTINRFRSGQMKSMIDTLFEEMILLLIENQYISMENYFLDGTKIEANANKYSFSWKKATMRFEAKLREKIKETLHHIQEIVEADEASMSEECLEAKKVSPEQLAQVETVLEKKMEQIEKDVAQEDRKERKAKRQSDPLFKSWQNP from the coding sequence ATGAGCAGCCAAAAGACTACTCCCACAAATTATAACACGGACCAGTTGTCTTTACCACTAGAAACGGAAGAGGTGTCCACGCAAAAAAAGAACTTCCGTTCCAAACCTGTCTTTGTTTCCTATCAAACAGACCAGCTGATGCTTCCGATGGATCTCAGTGACTGGATTCCTGCACACCATGTCTCCCGTTTTATCCATGAGATGATTGAAAACATGCCCGATGAGCTGTTCATCAAGCCTTATAAAGGCGGCGGCCGAAGTGCCTATCACCCCAAAATGATGGTCAAAATTCTTCTTTATGCGTACTCGCAAAAGGTCTATTCCTGCCGAGGAATCGCGAAGATGCTAGACGAAAACCTGCCGATGATTTGGCTCTCTGCCATGCAAAAACCAGATTTCCGTACGATTAACCGTTTCCGCAGCGGGCAGATGAAATCCATGATCGACACGCTGTTCGAGGAAATGATTCTCCTCTTGATTGAAAACCAATATATTTCCATGGAGAACTATTTTCTGGACGGCACAAAGATCGAGGCAAATGCCAATAAATACTCCTTTTCCTGGAAAAAAGCGACGATGAGATTTGAAGCGAAATTAAGAGAGAAGATCAAGGAGACCCTGCACCACATTCAAGAGATTGTGGAGGCAGATGAAGCTTCTATGAGCGAGGAATGCCTGGAGGCGAAAAAAGTCAGCCCTGAACAATTGGCGCAAGTGGAAACGGTTCTGGAAAAGAAAATGGAACAGATAGAGAAAGACGTGGCGCAAGAAGATAGGAAAGAACGCAAGGCTAAGCGCCAAAGCGATCCTTTGTTCAAAAGCTGGCAAAATCCGTAA